The proteins below are encoded in one region of Thermothelomyces thermophilus ATCC 42464 chromosome 1, complete sequence:
- a CDS encoding carbohydrate esterase family 4 protein (CAZy_ID 267824), with amino-acid sequence MATLVLLPLVLFLLLFLLPLYAVYKPPSPLLRFLSHRWTDVLFRIWLPPSKPLVALTIDDAPSDHTRAILAALAASGAHATFFVIGSQVPGREDVLREIVRGGHELANHGMRDEPARALPEAELEAQISHVQALIEAAYVAEGRPPPPVGKGRYYRPGSGFFSERIRRVTRRLGYRVVLGSIYPHDAQLPWAWLNARHILSMLHPGGIIICHDRRSWTEPMLRRVLPELRRRGFQAVTLTELLREVTG; translated from the coding sequence atgGCTACTCTCGTTCTCCTCCCCctcgtcctcttcctcctcctcttcctcctacctctatacGCCGTCTACaagccgccctcgccgctcCTCCGCTTCCTCTCCCACCGCTGGACCGACGTGCTCTTCCGAATCTGGCTGCCTCCGTCCAAGCCGCTGGTCGCCCTGACCATCGACGATGCGCCGTCGGATCACACCCGCGCCATCCTGGCCGCCCTGGCCGCCAGCGGTGCCCACGCCACCTTCTTCGTCATCGGCTCCCAGGTCCCCGGCCGCGAGGACGTGCTGCGCGAGATAGTTCGCGGCGGCCATGAGCTCGCCAACCACGGCATGCGCGACGAGCCCGCCCGGGCCCTGCCCGAGGCCGAGCTCGAAGCACAGATCTCGCACGTCCAGGCCCTCATCGAGGCCGCCTACGTCGCCGAGGGCAGGCCCCCGCCCCCCGTCGGCAAGGGCCGCTACTACCGGCCCGGCTCGGGCTTCTTCAGCGAGCGCATCCGCCGCGTCACCCGCCGCCTCGGCTACCGCGTCGTCCTGGGCAGCATCTACCCGCACGACGCCCAGCTCCCGTGGGCCTGGCTGAATGCCAGGCACATCCTGAGCATGCTGCACCCGGGCGGCATCATCATCTGCCATGACAGGAGGTCCTGGACCGAGCCGATGCTGAGGAGAGTCCTGCCCGAGCTGAGGAGGAGGGGATTCCAGGCCGTTACGTTGACCGAGCTGCTGAGGGAGGTGACGGGGTGA